The Solanum pennellii chromosome 11, SPENNV200 genome contains a region encoding:
- the LOC107003355 gene encoding LOW QUALITY PROTEIN: uncharacterized protein LOC107003355 (The sequence of the model RefSeq protein was modified relative to this genomic sequence to represent the inferred CDS: inserted 1 base in 1 codon; substituted 1 base at 1 genomic stop codon): MSKDVVDEKYSSRLKPLMQVYKEVILVGDLKLISEIEAVISSVDKERDDMAQKVSALSADINSGKEKYIRLQADFHNYRKRSENEKLRIRTNAQGEIIESLLPMVDNFERAKRQIKLETEMEKKIDASYXGIYKQFVEIMRSLRVAVVPTVGKPFDPALHEAIAREESQEFSKGIVIEEXRRGFLLGDRLLRPAMVKVSSGPGKRVPSSVSQKSPAATVGVDES, from the exons ATGTCAAAAGATGTAGTAGATGAGAAATATTCATCTAGATTGAAGCCCCTCATGCAAGTTTACAAGGAGGTCATCCTAGTCGGAGATCTAAAGCTTATTTCTGAAATTGAGGCGGTCATATCCTCGGTAGATAAGGAGAGAGATGACATGGCTCAAAAAGTATCTGCTCTATCAGCAGATATCAATTCtggaaaggaaaaatatatccGTTTACAAGCAGATTTTCATAATTATAGGAAAAGATCTGAGAATGAGAAATTAAGAATTAGGACCAACGCTCAAGGGGAAATAATTGAGAGCCTCTTGCCCATGGTTGATAACTTTGAGAGAGCTAAGCGACAGATCAAACTAGAGACTGAGatggaaaagaaaattgatGCAAGCTACTAGGGAATATACAAACAATTCGTTGAGATAATGAGGAGTTTGCGCGTTGCTGTTGTTCCAACTGTTGGCAAGCCATTTGATCCCGCG CTACACGAGGCTATTGCTCGTGAGGAATCTCAGGAATTTAGTAAGGGAATTGTAATAGAAG TTCGCCGTGGGTTTTTACTTGGAGACCGCCTTCTAAGACCAGCTATGGTTAAGGTTTCATCTGGACCTGGTAAAAGGGTACCCTCTTCAGTCTCACAGAAATCCCCAGCAGCAACTGTCGGAGTTGATGAAAGCTAG